The following are encoded together in the Geobacter sulfurreducens PCA genome:
- a CDS encoding sigma-54 dependent transcriptional regulator yields MARRVLIVEDEDTLRFTFEHFLAAEGYAVDTAADFAEAIGKVESADYDLVFTDIILGNDNGIDVLREVKERQPSIPVVMITGYPNVETASDAVRLGAFDYLPKPVKRDALLRVARMALEHKDLMEEREKYRTNLEAIFQSVDDAILTVDLDMNVVAYNESGKYFFSLAAESIGRRYVPGEGNGAFLHALTETLKTKRPVETQRTECVVGGSEKRVVSLKTSPLVDRTGTFSGAVMVVRDETRLDDLEKSFEGRETFHNLVGSSPRMKEIYAFVESLADVPTTVLVTGESGTGKELVAAALHYKGGRSTKPFVKVNCSALAEPLLESELFGHVKGAFTGAIKDKMGRFQKADGGTIFLDEIGDISPGMQVRLLRVLQEREFERVGDSTPIKVDVRVIAATNVDLAEKVRIGQFREDLFYRLKVVRIHIPPLRERREDIPMLVEHFLAKFRGKFKKDVSAVSDEVMKVFMSYPWPGNVRELEHVLEHSCIVCTSGLITLEHLPSDFMEHHEIHGNEPATERETTLQAIRKALEKSGGNKAKAARLLGISRITLYRKLNELKIVHDE; encoded by the coding sequence ATGGCCAGAAGGGTTCTGATAGTAGAGGATGAGGACACGCTGCGGTTCACGTTCGAGCACTTCCTCGCGGCCGAGGGCTATGCCGTCGATACGGCGGCCGATTTCGCGGAGGCGATCGGCAAGGTCGAATCCGCCGACTATGACCTTGTTTTCACCGACATCATCCTGGGCAACGATAACGGCATCGATGTCCTGCGCGAAGTCAAGGAGCGCCAGCCCTCCATCCCCGTAGTGATGATCACCGGCTATCCCAACGTGGAGACGGCGTCCGACGCCGTCCGGCTCGGGGCCTTCGACTATCTCCCCAAGCCGGTCAAGCGCGACGCCCTGCTGCGGGTGGCTCGCATGGCCCTCGAACACAAGGACCTCATGGAGGAGCGGGAGAAATACCGGACCAACCTGGAGGCCATCTTCCAGAGCGTGGACGATGCCATCCTCACCGTGGATCTGGACATGAACGTGGTGGCCTACAACGAGTCCGGGAAATACTTCTTCAGCCTCGCCGCCGAATCCATCGGCAGGCGCTACGTGCCGGGAGAGGGGAACGGCGCGTTCCTCCACGCGCTCACGGAAACCCTCAAGACCAAGCGGCCGGTGGAGACCCAGCGGACCGAATGCGTGGTCGGGGGGAGCGAAAAGCGCGTGGTGAGCCTCAAGACCTCCCCCCTGGTGGACCGGACCGGCACCTTCTCCGGGGCCGTCATGGTGGTGCGCGACGAAACGCGCCTGGATGATCTGGAAAAGAGTTTCGAGGGGCGGGAGACGTTCCACAACCTGGTGGGAAGCAGCCCCCGCATGAAGGAGATTTACGCCTTTGTCGAGTCCCTGGCCGATGTCCCCACTACCGTGCTGGTGACCGGCGAGAGCGGCACCGGCAAGGAGCTCGTGGCGGCGGCCCTGCACTACAAGGGGGGGCGGAGCACCAAGCCCTTCGTCAAGGTCAACTGTTCCGCCCTGGCGGAACCGCTGCTGGAGAGCGAGCTGTTCGGCCACGTGAAAGGGGCCTTCACCGGCGCCATCAAGGACAAGATGGGCCGTTTCCAGAAAGCGGACGGCGGCACGATCTTCCTGGACGAGATCGGCGACATCTCGCCGGGGATGCAGGTGCGGCTGCTGCGGGTCCTGCAGGAGAGGGAATTCGAGCGGGTGGGCGACTCCACCCCCATCAAGGTGGATGTACGGGTCATTGCCGCCACCAACGTCGACCTGGCGGAAAAGGTGCGGATCGGCCAGTTCCGGGAAGACCTCTTCTACCGCCTGAAGGTCGTCCGGATCCACATCCCGCCGCTGCGGGAACGGCGCGAGGATATCCCCATGCTCGTGGAACACTTCCTGGCCAAATTCCGCGGCAAGTTCAAAAAGGACGTCAGCGCGGTTTCCGACGAGGTCATGAAGGTGTTCATGTCCTATCCCTGGCCGGGCAATGTCCGCGAACTGGAACACGTGCTCGAACACTCGTGCATCGTCTGCACTTCCGGCCTGATCACCCTGGAACACCTTCCCTCGGATTTCATGGAACACCATGAGATCCACGGCAACGAACCGGCCACCGAGCGGGAGACCACCCTGCAGGCGATCCGGAAAGCCCTGGAAAAATCCGGCGGCAACAAGGCCAAGGCGGCGCGCCTGCTCGGCATCAGCCGTATCACCTTGTACCGAAAACTCAATGAATTAAAGATTGTTCACGACGAGTAG
- a CDS encoding sensor histidine kinase, producing MRKISLKAKIVTIVLLVFFGVAPATSYFVIGYFKDRLQESIQNQQVILVSRTASELDFKISSAQRMLVSVALSIPEQVVRDPRAAERFLYERSFLSMYFDSGTFLLNPGGQLIAETAWKPSRVGRDYSFREYVKDTLATGKPVISAPYVPRTLHHPVVMFTAPVFGSGGKLIAILAGSTDLYKDNLLGDLSTARIGSLGYFSLYDHEGVVIMHPVRERIFSPADKQAEGMTARIAQARRGANVQGELGQRDGSRTLSTMKKLGSIDWILAASYPVEEAYAPVQRLVRLSWWIMGCGGVFAALLMWMTMSHLISPLLSLTRQIRQLGASNGDLPMVRIDSNDEIRETAEAINGLLERLRLKEIEKETIQKDAMQTWHLASLGEVAAGVAHEINNPINGIINCAQILAAEPCLSEPERGVASRIIKEGERVAVIVRSLLSFARYEGRERVPAYVPDILNDTLELTRVQLKRDGVQLHVDLPSDLPALLVHPHQIEQVFLNLISNARYALDKKFSAGAGGGKRLDIKGEKIIGDDGVFVRIEFRDNGTGIPRDVIGRVIDPFFTTKPAAEGTGLGLSISHGLISDHGGRLKVESVEGEFTRVMIDLPVMTWEDEYGQKGSDSRG from the coding sequence CGGCGTTGCACCGGCCACCTCCTATTTCGTCATCGGTTACTTCAAGGACCGGTTACAGGAGTCGATCCAGAACCAGCAGGTCATTCTGGTGAGCCGGACCGCGTCGGAGCTGGATTTCAAGATATCCTCCGCCCAGAGGATGCTTGTATCCGTGGCCCTGAGCATCCCCGAACAGGTCGTCCGCGACCCGCGGGCAGCGGAGCGTTTCCTCTACGAACGCTCGTTCCTCAGCATGTATTTCGACAGCGGCACCTTCCTGCTGAACCCCGGGGGCCAGTTGATCGCCGAGACCGCCTGGAAGCCGAGCCGCGTCGGCCGTGACTATTCGTTCAGGGAATACGTCAAGGATACCCTCGCCACCGGCAAGCCGGTCATTTCCGCTCCCTATGTCCCCCGGACCCTGCACCATCCCGTTGTAATGTTCACCGCGCCGGTGTTCGGCTCCGGGGGCAAGCTGATCGCCATCCTGGCCGGCAGCACCGATCTCTATAAGGATAACCTCCTGGGCGATCTCTCCACCGCCCGGATCGGCTCGCTGGGATACTTCAGCCTCTACGACCACGAAGGGGTGGTTATCATGCATCCGGTGCGTGAGCGGATTTTCAGCCCCGCGGACAAGCAGGCCGAGGGTATGACGGCGCGCATCGCCCAGGCGAGACGCGGCGCCAATGTCCAGGGCGAGCTCGGACAGCGGGACGGCAGCCGGACCCTCTCAACCATGAAGAAGCTGGGCAGCATCGACTGGATCCTGGCCGCTTCATATCCGGTGGAAGAGGCCTACGCGCCCGTGCAGCGCCTGGTCCGGCTCTCCTGGTGGATCATGGGCTGCGGCGGCGTCTTTGCCGCCCTGCTCATGTGGATGACCATGAGCCATCTCATCTCGCCGCTGCTCTCCCTCACCCGCCAGATCAGGCAGCTGGGGGCGTCAAACGGCGACCTGCCCATGGTCCGGATCGACTCCAACGACGAAATCCGCGAAACCGCCGAGGCGATCAACGGCCTGCTGGAGCGGCTGCGGCTCAAGGAGATCGAAAAGGAGACGATCCAGAAGGACGCCATGCAGACCTGGCACCTGGCGTCCCTGGGCGAAGTCGCGGCCGGCGTGGCCCACGAGATCAACAACCCCATCAACGGCATCATCAACTGTGCCCAGATCCTGGCGGCGGAGCCGTGCCTCAGCGAGCCGGAACGGGGGGTTGCGAGCAGGATCATCAAGGAGGGGGAGCGGGTGGCGGTCATCGTCCGGAGCCTGCTCTCCTTTGCCCGCTACGAGGGGAGGGAGCGGGTCCCCGCCTATGTGCCCGACATCCTCAACGACACCCTCGAACTGACCAGGGTCCAGCTGAAGCGTGACGGGGTCCAGCTCCACGTGGATCTGCCGTCGGACCTGCCGGCGCTGCTGGTGCACCCGCACCAGATCGAGCAGGTGTTCCTCAACCTCATCAGCAACGCGCGCTACGCCCTGGACAAGAAGTTCTCCGCCGGCGCGGGAGGGGGCAAGCGCCTGGATATCAAGGGAGAAAAGATTATCGGAGATGACGGCGTCTTTGTCCGGATCGAGTTCAGGGACAACGGCACCGGCATCCCGCGCGATGTGATCGGGAGGGTCATCGACCCCTTCTTCACGACCAAGCCTGCCGCTGAAGGCACGGGCCTGGGGCTGAGCATCAGTCACGGCCTGATCTCGGACCATGGAGGGCGACTGAAGGTTGAAAGCGTCGAGGGAGAGTTCACCCGTGTAATGATTGATTTGCCCGTAATGACCTGGGAGGACGAGTATGGCCAGAAGGGTTCTGATAGTAGAGGATGA
- a CDS encoding NHL repeat-containing protein — MRQIGNRRVAPLAILAAVLMGGPTNASTGEFKVAYLYNLSDFTGTIPYSLAKIALDATARETYVISGETVKVFNNSGMEVYRFTNTMESGIVYDAAIDEQGRILVLAYNNGTPSLLLCNYRAEPIKPIEFKGLPEKLAAFKPNRLMLRDGKICLVSLGSMMVVMLDPEGNYVKHIDLAEASSVTEEDRLNTGIGAVAFDSDGSVLFTSPVTGKVFRISANGTVESFGKRGSAPGKFGVPTGIAVDGLGNYYISDKLRCAILVFDRQFKFIYEFGGRGDAPGSLVGPDDLAIDAEGKLYVGQLGNRGVSVFKVTHD; from the coding sequence ATGAGACAAATCGGCAACCGGCGTGTAGCACCGCTGGCCATCCTCGCCGCCGTTCTCATGGGTGGACCCACCAATGCGAGCACGGGTGAATTCAAGGTTGCGTATCTGTATAACCTCTCGGACTTCACGGGCACGATTCCGTACAGCCTGGCCAAGATCGCCCTTGATGCGACGGCACGCGAGACCTATGTGATCTCGGGCGAGACGGTCAAGGTATTCAACAACAGCGGCATGGAAGTCTACCGGTTCACCAACACCATGGAGTCCGGGATCGTGTACGACGCCGCCATCGACGAGCAGGGTCGGATCCTGGTCCTGGCCTACAACAACGGCACGCCCAGCCTGCTCCTCTGCAACTACCGGGCGGAACCCATCAAGCCCATCGAGTTCAAGGGGCTGCCCGAGAAACTGGCCGCGTTCAAGCCGAACCGGCTCATGCTGAGGGACGGCAAGATCTGCCTGGTGAGCCTGGGTTCCATGATGGTCGTGATGCTCGATCCGGAAGGGAACTACGTCAAGCATATCGATCTGGCCGAAGCATCGAGCGTAACCGAGGAAGACCGCCTCAACACGGGCATCGGCGCAGTGGCCTTCGATTCGGACGGCAGCGTGCTCTTTACCTCGCCGGTCACCGGTAAGGTGTTCAGGATCTCGGCGAACGGCACGGTTGAATCCTTCGGCAAGCGGGGCAGCGCGCCGGGCAAGTTCGGAGTCCCCACGGGGATCGCGGTTGACGGCCTGGGCAACTACTACATCTCCGACAAGCTCAGATGCGCGATCCTGGTGTTCGACCGGCAGTTCAAGTTCATCTACGAGTTCGGCGGTCGCGGTGACGCCCCCGGCAGTCTGGTGGGCCCCGACGACCTGGCAATCGATGCCGAGGGGAAGCTTTACGTGGGTCAGCTCGGCAATCGCGGAGTAAGCGTATTCAAGGTAACGCACGACTGA
- a CDS encoding cytochrome c, protein MKRFKTLPVTAAALLVLGATGTGWAFHSGGVAECEGCHTMHNSLGGQQMNNATAQFTTGPYLLQGTDQSSSCLNCHQHAGDTGPSSYHISTAEADMPAGSPPLQLTPGGDFGWLKKTYSWVPRAGAATEWSHGERKGHNIVAADYNYVADSTITAAPGSMNTPFPANQFSCISCHDPHGTYRITSLGVQAKTGKPIRSSGSYGAVPDATTAVGVYRLLGGAGYKPKSLSGGDAFMFAAPYAVAPNSYNRSEATSDTRVAYGRSMSLWCANCHGQMHTTFGTLVHPADQNLGPFVAQIYNSYKKSGNLTGAVDTAFTSLVPFQSDNTHDLNALKAQTTSTAGPISTDRVMCLSCHRAHASGFDSMMRYGLGNEFMTVADASGNPVWPDPVTNAAQAQGRTVAETQQAYYGRPPTNFAPYQRVLCNKCHAKD, encoded by the coding sequence ATGAAACGCTTCAAGACTCTTCCCGTCACAGCAGCGGCGCTCCTGGTTCTCGGCGCAACCGGCACGGGATGGGCTTTCCACTCAGGTGGCGTGGCAGAGTGCGAGGGATGCCACACCATGCACAACTCCCTGGGCGGCCAGCAGATGAACAACGCTACTGCCCAGTTCACCACCGGCCCTTATCTGCTCCAGGGGACGGACCAGAGCTCGTCGTGCCTCAACTGTCACCAGCATGCCGGTGACACGGGGCCCAGCAGCTACCACATCAGTACCGCAGAAGCCGACATGCCCGCCGGCTCTCCGCCGCTCCAGCTCACGCCGGGCGGCGATTTCGGCTGGCTCAAGAAGACCTACAGCTGGGTGCCGCGCGCCGGTGCCGCCACGGAGTGGAGCCACGGCGAGCGCAAGGGCCACAACATCGTGGCCGCCGATTACAACTACGTGGCCGACAGCACCATCACCGCGGCCCCGGGGAGCATGAACACCCCCTTCCCGGCCAACCAGTTCAGCTGCATCAGCTGCCATGACCCCCACGGCACCTACCGGATCACCTCACTGGGCGTCCAGGCCAAGACCGGCAAGCCGATCAGGAGCTCCGGCTCCTACGGCGCTGTTCCCGATGCCACCACTGCCGTCGGCGTTTATCGCCTCCTGGGCGGTGCCGGGTACAAGCCCAAGTCCCTGAGCGGCGGCGATGCCTTCATGTTCGCGGCCCCCTACGCCGTGGCCCCCAACAGCTACAACCGCTCGGAAGCCACCAGCGACACGCGGGTCGCCTACGGCCGGAGCATGTCCCTCTGGTGCGCCAACTGCCACGGGCAGATGCACACCACCTTCGGCACCCTGGTTCACCCGGCCGATCAGAACCTTGGCCCCTTCGTGGCCCAGATCTACAACTCGTACAAGAAGTCGGGCAACCTGACGGGCGCCGTGGATACGGCGTTCACCTCGCTGGTGCCGTTCCAGAGCGACAACACCCACGACCTGAACGCGCTCAAGGCCCAGACCACGTCAACTGCCGGCCCCATCTCCACGGACCGGGTCATGTGCCTCTCCTGCCACCGCGCCCACGCATCCGGCTTTGACAGCATGATGCGGTACGGCCTCGGCAACGAGTTCATGACCGTGGCCGATGCGTCAGGCAACCCCGTGTGGCCCGACCCGGTCACCAACGCAGCCCAGGCCCAGGGACGGACCGTTGCCGAAACGCAGCAGGCGTACTATGGAAGACCCCCCACCAACTTCGCCCCGTATCAACGGGTCCTGTGCAACAAGTGTCATGCCAAAGACTGA
- a CDS encoding fused MFS/spermidine synthase, giving the protein MKHPSVSGACPVEGFERAMPILITALIYLIFFLSGATALVYEVVWVRKLSLVFGGSHLAVTTVLAVVMGGLALGSWLFGRRVRTTRNLLRLYGALEIGIAFFALLFIALLNLYSLMPAYSFESLTEHSHQLPRVALLTLRIVLAAIALIVPTTLLGGTLPVLAAFMVRGRRAVGRGVAYLYALNTFGAVAGCFGAGFYLLGRFGVSNTMAGAITVNVLLGIACFALQGPAARYLEAGEDEAPAPLSAVTLPEEKARIGLVVWGIGVSGFCALGYEVLWTRVLGIVIGTNVYGFTLMLAAFLTGIAAGSGAYGLWARRLRPPEEGGCPVSKLIGGFGVVQIVIGLSALLVTILIRDLPTRVFFLQDLFLSQSTDLFRARQFANFALVFSYLFIPAFFMGVAFPLAGTLDACRRRKVGHAVGEVLTCNTIGAILGTVVSGFVLIQVFGIERSLYLLATVNAGFGLLILARLLRGTPRRLATAGTVLAVVGVMAVAGTMPRIWDAKYFAIYRTNQPEVFRTPDLIAEAKRHTDVLYYAEGIQSIVSSIRIRGGYQAFLRNGRIEASDHNESLQNQYALGHLPMLLHRNPRKVLVIGAGSGITLGAVSLHPSVSEMTLAEVEPKVLGVTRSFAAYNHGVLGDRRLRVAFSDGRNYLATTGERYDVITADPIHPWLSGAGYNYTREYFELAAEHLRAGGIMCQWLPLYDLSADDLRSVVRTFRQAYRHVLVWMTQGDAMLIGSNAPILLSEDELAARIAVPAVAADLARVQMGSATDLLSYFVMGTAGADRFSRTGRINTDDNLYLEFSVPRSTGKSALPEVNVNALARHRESVLAYLDDSVPPADRLARENRWMRLDRAAALALEARAIFLGGRYDSPRFGLLVSELEGNYAAFAPWRFLRSEYLEEMASSPLPLDQLALALLDESGRRVVVNVAAVMSRVSRELTVVDFVDSDERVIIGQADINGRGRDGSAKRLAAEVMEAVRLAYNEELSGAEARGKPLPDQAEFVRRMREIIATMTGRQHGNPYPAQGRPIKESA; this is encoded by the coding sequence GTGAAACACCCCTCGGTTTCCGGCGCCTGTCCGGTCGAGGGGTTTGAGCGTGCCATGCCGATCCTCATTACCGCTCTCATCTATCTGATCTTTTTCCTCTCGGGAGCCACCGCCCTGGTCTATGAGGTCGTCTGGGTCAGAAAGCTCAGCCTCGTGTTCGGCGGCTCGCACCTGGCGGTGACCACGGTGCTGGCCGTGGTCATGGGGGGGCTTGCCCTGGGTAGCTGGCTCTTCGGCCGGCGCGTGCGCACCACCCGGAACCTGCTGCGCCTCTACGGTGCCCTTGAGATCGGCATCGCCTTTTTCGCCCTGCTCTTCATCGCCCTGCTCAACCTCTATTCCCTGATGCCCGCCTACTCCTTCGAGTCGCTGACCGAGCATTCGCACCAGCTGCCCCGCGTGGCCTTGCTCACCCTGCGGATCGTGCTCGCCGCCATCGCGCTCATCGTCCCCACGACCCTGCTGGGGGGGACCCTGCCGGTGCTGGCCGCGTTCATGGTCCGGGGCCGGCGCGCGGTGGGGCGGGGGGTGGCCTACCTCTACGCCCTGAACACCTTCGGCGCGGTGGCCGGCTGTTTTGGGGCCGGATTCTACCTGTTGGGGCGGTTCGGGGTATCGAACACCATGGCCGGCGCGATCACCGTCAACGTGCTGCTGGGCATCGCCTGCTTCGCGCTCCAGGGCCCGGCGGCCCGGTACCTGGAGGCCGGCGAGGATGAGGCCCCGGCGCCCCTGTCCGCTGTTACGCTGCCCGAGGAGAAGGCCCGCATCGGGCTCGTGGTCTGGGGGATCGGGGTCAGCGGCTTCTGCGCCCTGGGGTACGAGGTGCTCTGGACCCGGGTCCTGGGGATCGTGATCGGCACGAATGTGTACGGCTTCACTTTGATGCTGGCGGCCTTCCTGACCGGCATTGCCGCGGGCAGCGGGGCTTATGGCCTGTGGGCCCGCCGCCTCCGGCCGCCCGAGGAGGGGGGCTGTCCCGTGTCCAAGCTGATCGGCGGGTTCGGCGTGGTGCAGATCGTGATCGGCCTCAGCGCGCTGCTGGTGACCATTCTCATCCGCGATCTTCCCACCAGGGTGTTCTTCCTCCAGGACCTCTTCCTGTCGCAAAGCACCGACCTGTTCCGCGCGCGTCAGTTCGCCAATTTCGCCCTGGTCTTTTCCTACCTGTTCATCCCGGCCTTTTTCATGGGGGTGGCCTTTCCCCTGGCCGGCACCCTTGACGCCTGCCGGCGGCGCAAGGTGGGGCATGCCGTGGGCGAGGTGCTGACCTGCAACACGATCGGCGCCATTCTCGGCACCGTGGTGAGCGGTTTCGTGTTGATCCAGGTCTTCGGCATCGAGCGCTCCCTCTACCTGCTGGCCACGGTAAACGCCGGTTTCGGCCTGTTGATCCTGGCGCGCCTGCTGCGTGGCACCCCCCGCAGGCTGGCCACGGCGGGCACCGTGCTGGCTGTGGTCGGCGTCATGGCCGTTGCCGGCACCATGCCCCGGATCTGGGACGCCAAGTACTTTGCCATCTACCGCACCAACCAGCCGGAGGTGTTCAGGACCCCGGACCTGATTGCCGAGGCCAAGCGGCACACCGATGTCCTCTATTACGCCGAGGGAATCCAGTCCATCGTCAGCTCCATCAGGATCAGGGGGGGCTACCAGGCGTTCCTGCGCAACGGCCGGATCGAGGCGTCCGACCACAATGAGAGCCTTCAGAACCAGTACGCCCTGGGTCACCTGCCCATGCTTCTGCACCGCAACCCGCGCAAGGTGCTGGTGATCGGCGCGGGCAGCGGGATTACCCTTGGCGCTGTTTCGCTCCACCCGAGCGTGTCCGAGATGACGCTGGCCGAGGTGGAGCCGAAGGTGCTGGGGGTGACGCGCTCCTTTGCCGCCTACAACCACGGCGTGCTCGGAGACCGCCGGCTGCGGGTGGCGTTCAGCGACGGCCGCAACTACCTGGCGACCACGGGCGAGCGCTACGACGTGATCACCGCCGATCCGATCCACCCGTGGCTGAGCGGCGCCGGCTACAACTACACCCGCGAGTATTTCGAGCTGGCCGCAGAGCACCTGCGGGCCGGCGGCATCATGTGCCAGTGGCTCCCCCTCTACGATCTTTCCGCCGACGATCTCAGGTCGGTGGTCCGGACCTTCCGGCAGGCTTACCGCCACGTCCTGGTCTGGATGACCCAGGGGGATGCCATGCTCATCGGCAGCAACGCCCCCATCCTCCTGAGCGAGGACGAGCTGGCCGCCCGGATCGCCGTGCCGGCCGTGGCCGCCGATCTGGCACGGGTGCAGATGGGGAGCGCCACCGACCTGCTGAGTTATTTCGTCATGGGCACGGCGGGTGCTGACAGGTTCAGCCGTACTGGTAGAATTAACACTGACGACAACCTCTATCTCGAATTCTCGGTTCCCCGTTCCACCGGCAAGTCAGCGCTGCCGGAGGTCAACGTGAACGCCCTTGCCCGGCACCGGGAGAGCGTCCTGGCCTACCTGGACGACAGCGTGCCGCCGGCGGACCGGCTCGCCCGGGAGAACCGCTGGATGAGGCTCGACCGCGCCGCGGCCCTGGCCCTGGAGGCCCGGGCCATCTTCCTGGGCGGGCGCTACGATTCGCCCCGGTTCGGCCTCCTGGTCTCCGAGCTGGAAGGGAACTATGCCGCGTTCGCTCCGTGGCGGTTCCTGCGCAGCGAATACCTGGAGGAAATGGCGAGCAGTCCGCTGCCGCTCGATCAACTGGCATTGGCCTTGCTAGATGAATCTGGTCGCCGGGTCGTCGTGAACGTTGCCGCGGTCATGAGCCGCGTCAGCCGTGAGCTGACGGTGGTTGATTTCGTGGACAGCGACGAGCGGGTGATCATCGGCCAGGCGGACATTAACGGCAGGGGGCGGGATGGCTCGGCCAAAAGGCTGGCCGCCGAGGTGATGGAGGCCGTCCGGCTTGCCTACAACGAGGAGTTGAGCGGGGCGGAGGCGCGCGGCAAGCCGCTTCCGGACCAGGCGGAATTTGTCCGCAGGATGCGGGAAATCATCGCGACCATGACGGGCCGGCAGCACGGCAACCCGTACCCGGCCCAGGGTCGACCCATTAAGGAATCGGCGTGA
- the omcS gene encoding c-type cytochrome OmcS, whose translation MKKGMKVSLSVAAAALLMSAPAAFAFHSGGVAECEGCHTMHNSLGGAVMNSATAQFTTGPMLLQGATQSSSCLNCHQHAGDTGPSSYHISTAEADMPAGTAPLQMTPGGDFGWVKKTYTWNVRGLNTSEGERKGHNIVAGDYNYVADTTLTTAPGGTYPANQLHCSSCHDPHGKYRRFVDGSIATTGLPIKNSGSYQNSNDPTAWGAVGAYRILGGTGYQPKSLSGSYAFANQVPAAVAPSTYNRTEATTQTRVAYGQGMSEWCANCHTDIHNSAYPTNLRHPAGNGAKFGATIAGLYNSYKKSGDLTGTQASAYLSLAPFEEGTADYTVLKGHAKIDDTALTGADATSNVNCLSCHRAHASGFDSMTRFNLAYEFTTIADASGNSIYGTDPNTSSLQGRSVNEMTAAYYGRTADKFAPYQRALCNKCHAKD comes from the coding sequence ATGAAAAAGGGGATGAAAGTAAGTCTTTCCGTGGCAGCAGCAGCACTTCTCATGAGCGCCCCCGCGGCGTTCGCTTTCCACTCCGGCGGCGTTGCCGAGTGCGAAGGGTGCCACACGATGCACAACTCGCTGGGCGGCGCAGTCATGAACAGCGCCACTGCCCAGTTCACCACCGGCCCCATGCTGCTCCAGGGCGCCACCCAGAGCTCGTCCTGTCTGAACTGCCACCAGCACGCCGGTGACACCGGTCCTTCCAGCTACCACATCTCCACCGCTGAAGCTGATATGCCTGCCGGTACCGCTCCGCTCCAGATGACCCCGGGCGGCGACTTCGGCTGGGTGAAGAAGACCTACACCTGGAACGTTCGTGGTCTCAACACGAGCGAAGGCGAGCGCAAAGGCCACAACATCGTTGCCGGCGACTACAACTATGTTGCCGACACCACCCTGACCACGGCCCCGGGCGGTACCTATCCGGCCAACCAGCTTCACTGCTCCAGCTGCCACGATCCCCACGGGAAGTATCGTCGTTTTGTTGACGGCAGCATCGCCACCACCGGTCTCCCCATCAAGAACAGCGGTTCCTACCAGAACAGCAACGATCCCACCGCGTGGGGCGCCGTTGGTGCATACCGCATCCTGGGCGGCACCGGCTACCAGCCCAAGTCCCTGAGCGGTTCCTATGCCTTCGCCAACCAGGTACCGGCCGCCGTTGCTCCGTCCACCTACAACCGGACGGAAGCTACGACTCAGACCCGCGTTGCCTACGGCCAGGGCATGTCCGAGTGGTGCGCCAACTGCCACACCGACATCCACAACAGCGCGTACCCGACCAACCTGCGTCACCCGGCCGGCAACGGCGCCAAGTTCGGTGCTACCATCGCCGGTCTGTACAACTCCTACAAGAAGTCCGGCGACCTGACCGGTACCCAGGCTTCCGCCTACCTGTCCCTTGCTCCGTTCGAGGAAGGCACTGCCGACTACACCGTGCTCAAGGGTCACGCCAAGATCGACGACACCGCGCTGACCGGCGCCGACGCCACCAGCAACGTGAACTGCCTCTCCTGCCACCGCGCTCACGCTTCGGGCTTCGACAGCATGACCCGCTTCAACCTGGCATACGAGTTCACGACCATCGCCGATGCTTCCGGCAACTCGATCTATGGTACGGACCCCAATACCTCGTCCCTCCAGGGCCGTTCGGTCAACGAGATGACCGCTGCCTACTATGGCCGTACTGCTGACAAGTTTGCTCCTTACCAGCGCGCTCTCTGCAACAAGTGCCACGCCAAGGACTAA